In Heptranchias perlo isolate sHepPer1 chromosome 16, sHepPer1.hap1, whole genome shotgun sequence, one genomic interval encodes:
- the LOC137333312 gene encoding histone H2B 1/2-like: MPEERKPAPKKGTMRVMSKVTAKSGKKWRWLRKESNSIYIYKVTKQVHHDTGISSKAMSIMNSFVNDIFECIAGEASHNEKRLTISSRENQTAVRLLLPGELAKHVMSERL, from the exons ATGCCTGAGGAACGGAAACCAGCACCCAAGAAGGGCACCATGAGAGTCATGAGTAAAGTCACAGCAAAGAGCGGCAAGAAGTGGAGATGGTTGAGGAAGGAGAGCAACTCgatctacatctacaaagtgacGAAGCAGGTTCACcacgacaccggcatctcctccaaggccatgagcatcatgaactcctttgtgaatgaTATTTTTGAGTgtatcgcgggtgaggcttctcATAATgagaagc gctTGACCATCAGCTCCAGGGAAAatcagaccgccgtgcgcctgctgctgcccggggagctGGCCAAGCACGTCATGTCGGAAAGgctgtga